The Paeniglutamicibacter sulfureus genome includes a region encoding these proteins:
- the cobA gene encoding uroporphyrinogen-III C-methyltransferase, producing MFEPTAPREAPIHPLALRLSGKAVLCVGAGAVSERRVNQLLEAGAQVTVIAPAAVPGIEELADAGGLTWLRRGYGPGDLEGMWLAHTATGDRELDARVSADAEGLRIWCVNASDHAASSAWTPAVARTEEGITVAVTAGGDPRRAAGLRNAIALAADTGLLPLRRRRAGAGSVALVGGGPGDPGLITVTGRRLLAAADVVVADRLGPRDLLKELDPSVRIIEVGKAPGDHLASQDEINAVLVREARTGNRVVRLKGGDPFVLGRGGEEAAHCRENGVAVEVVPGVTSAVSVPAAAGIPVTHRGVAAGFSMATGHDELTELPARPDHTLVLLMGVARLGRNTATLLGRGLRPDTPVAVIERGWTPDQRVTIDRLDSIAATAEAIGVANPAVVVIGDVVRLSPHAAGRLAPAVPAPGRQPLPVA from the coding sequence ATGTTCGAGCCAACCGCCCCTCGCGAGGCGCCCATCCATCCGCTGGCCCTGCGCCTTTCCGGCAAGGCAGTGCTCTGCGTCGGGGCCGGGGCGGTGTCCGAACGCCGGGTCAACCAGCTGCTCGAGGCCGGGGCACAGGTCACCGTCATCGCCCCGGCGGCGGTTCCGGGGATCGAGGAGCTGGCCGACGCCGGGGGCCTCACCTGGCTGCGGCGCGGCTACGGGCCCGGGGACCTGGAGGGCATGTGGCTGGCCCACACTGCCACCGGGGACCGGGAGCTCGACGCGCGGGTTTCCGCCGACGCGGAAGGTCTGCGGATCTGGTGCGTCAACGCCTCGGACCACGCCGCCTCGAGCGCCTGGACCCCCGCCGTCGCACGGACCGAGGAGGGGATCACCGTCGCGGTCACCGCCGGCGGAGACCCGCGCCGCGCCGCCGGGTTGCGCAACGCCATCGCGCTGGCAGCCGACACCGGGCTGCTGCCGCTGCGCCGGCGCCGCGCCGGCGCCGGATCCGTCGCCCTGGTCGGGGGAGGCCCCGGTGACCCGGGGCTGATCACCGTCACCGGACGCCGGCTGCTGGCCGCCGCGGACGTGGTGGTCGCCGACCGGCTCGGCCCGCGTGACCTGCTGAAAGAGCTCGACCCTTCGGTGCGCATCATCGAGGTGGGCAAGGCCCCCGGGGACCACCTGGCCTCCCAGGACGAGATCAACGCGGTGCTGGTGCGCGAGGCGCGTACCGGGAACCGGGTGGTCCGGCTCAAGGGAGGGGACCCGTTCGTGCTGGGCCGCGGCGGCGAGGAAGCGGCCCACTGCCGCGAAAACGGCGTCGCCGTCGAGGTCGTGCCGGGGGTGACCAGTGCGGTGTCCGTCCCGGCCGCCGCCGGCATCCCCGTCACCCACCGCGGAGTGGCCGCCGGATTCTCGATGGCCACCGGGCACGACGAGCTCACCGAGCTGCCGGCCCGGCCGGACCACACCCTGGTCCTGCTGATGGGCGTGGCCCGGCTGGGGCGCAACACCGCCACGCTGCTGGGGCGCGGGCTGCGGCCCGACACCCCGGTCGCGGTCATCGAGCGCGGCTGGACCCCGGACCAGCGGGTCACCATCGACCGGCTCGACTCGATCGCCGCCACCGCCGAAGCCATCGGCGTGGCAAACCCCGCCGTGGTCGTCATCGGCGACGTGGTCCGGCTCAGCCCGCACGCCGCCGGCAGGCTGGCGCCGGCGGTTCCCGCACCCGGGCGGCAGCCGTTGCCCGTCGCCTGA
- a CDS encoding FAD-dependent oxidoreductase, with amino-acid sequence MTEKNTPAAAATPDAFSSRPLRVAIIGAGPAGVYAADILTKAERDFEVAIDLFDRYPAPYGLIRYGVAPDHPRIKGIVKALHKVLDRGDIRFFGNVDYGTDLDLEELRVHYDAVIFATGAINDADLNIPGIELQGSYGAADFVSWFDGHPDVPRTWPLEATEIAVIGNGNVALDVARMLSKHAEDLLVTEIPENVYRGLAESPVTDVHVFGRRGPAQVKFTPLELRELSHSRDVDIVLYPEDFEFDAASDALIKSNNQVKTMVGTLTNWLIEQEEREERGEAGEAGEAGGRASRRLHLHFLHSPVEIAGADGKVDGIRFERQELDGTGQARGTGELVDYPVQAVYRAVGYFGSALQDIEYDGRTGTIPNDGGKVLDGSGTQVPGLYATGWIKRGPVGLIGHTKGDAAETIAHLLADLAGLPVAANPAPDAVTGLLDSKGVEYTSWEGWLALDAHEQALGAAAAPAPTREGPVPRERVKVVERAQMVAVSRTADEAARSRA; translated from the coding sequence ATGACCGAGAAGAACACGCCGGCCGCCGCCGCGACACCGGACGCCTTCAGCTCACGCCCGCTGCGCGTCGCCATCATCGGGGCCGGCCCGGCAGGCGTCTATGCCGCCGACATCCTCACCAAGGCGGAGCGCGACTTCGAGGTCGCCATCGACCTCTTCGACCGCTACCCGGCGCCGTACGGGCTGATCCGCTACGGGGTCGCCCCGGACCACCCGCGCATCAAGGGCATCGTCAAGGCCCTGCACAAGGTGCTGGACCGCGGGGACATCCGCTTCTTCGGCAACGTCGACTACGGCACGGACCTGGACCTGGAGGAGCTGCGGGTGCATTACGACGCGGTCATCTTCGCCACCGGCGCCATCAACGACGCCGACCTGAACATCCCGGGCATCGAGCTACAGGGCTCTTACGGGGCTGCGGACTTCGTCTCCTGGTTCGACGGGCACCCCGACGTGCCGCGCACCTGGCCGCTGGAAGCCACCGAGATCGCCGTCATCGGCAACGGCAACGTGGCACTGGACGTCGCCCGGATGCTCTCCAAGCACGCGGAGGACCTTTTGGTCACCGAGATCCCGGAGAACGTGTACCGCGGCCTGGCCGAATCCCCGGTCACCGACGTGCACGTCTTCGGGCGCCGCGGCCCCGCCCAGGTCAAGTTCACCCCGCTGGAGCTGCGCGAGCTGAGCCACAGCCGCGACGTGGACATCGTGCTCTACCCCGAGGACTTCGAGTTCGATGCGGCCTCCGACGCACTGATCAAGTCCAACAACCAGGTCAAGACCATGGTCGGCACCCTCACCAACTGGCTCATCGAGCAGGAAGAGCGCGAGGAACGCGGCGAGGCCGGGGAGGCCGGGGAGGCCGGGGGGCGCGCCAGCCGCCGGCTGCACCTGCACTTCCTGCATTCCCCCGTGGAGATCGCCGGGGCGGACGGCAAGGTCGACGGCATCAGGTTCGAGCGCCAGGAGCTCGACGGGACCGGCCAGGCGCGGGGGACCGGCGAGCTCGTCGACTACCCGGTGCAGGCCGTCTACCGGGCCGTCGGCTACTTCGGCTCCGCGCTGCAGGACATCGAGTACGACGGACGCACCGGCACCATCCCCAACGACGGCGGCAAGGTCCTGGACGGCAGCGGCACCCAGGTGCCCGGGCTCTACGCGACCGGCTGGATCAAGCGCGGCCCGGTCGGGCTCATCGGCCACACCAAGGGCGACGCCGCCGAGACCATCGCCCACCTGCTGGCCGACCTCGCCGGATTGCCCGTGGCCGCGAACCCCGCCCCGGATGCCGTGACCGGCCTGCTGGATTCCAAGGGCGTCGAGTACACCAGCTGGGAAGGCTGGCTGGCACTGGATGCCCACGAGCAGGCGCTCGGCGCGGCCGCCGCCCCGGCGCCGACCCGCGAGGGGCCGGTGCCGCGCGAACGCGTCAAGGTCGTCGAGCGCGCTCAAATGGTCGCGGTCTCGCGCACGGCGGACGAAGCGGCCCGCTCCCGCGCCTGA
- a CDS encoding DUF898 family protein, whose protein sequence is MSMQVSGNNQPGTGVAALGNFPPGTRVFVFRGGAATWFGTQLLGMAITIFTLGICYPFAVVLVERWRAKNTFLLGRPLRFVGTGWGIFGLWIKWFLLILITLGIYSFWVYPRLTVWKIENTVLD, encoded by the coding sequence ATGAGCATGCAGGTCAGCGGAAACAACCAGCCCGGAACGGGTGTCGCGGCACTGGGGAACTTCCCGCCCGGAACCCGGGTCTTTGTCTTCCGCGGGGGAGCGGCAACGTGGTTCGGCACGCAATTGCTGGGCATGGCCATCACCATCTTCACGTTGGGGATCTGCTACCCATTTGCGGTGGTGTTGGTGGAGCGCTGGCGGGCCAAGAACACCTTCCTGTTGGGCCGGCCGCTGCGGTTCGTTGGCACCGGGTGGGGAATCTTCGGGTTGTGGATCAAGTGGTTCCTGCTGATCCTCATCACCCTGGGCATCTATTCGTTCTGGGTGTACCCGCGACTGACCGTGTGGAAGATCGAAAACACCGTCTTGGACTAG